CCATGGCCAGAGTCGGAAGCCCCGGATGAGACACAACTTCGTGTTGTTGTTTTATCAAAGCAGCAGATCCAGGAACTGAAGAAGCAACACCCCAAAAACACCATCCCTCGCAAAAGGCTGCCCACACTTAATTCCAAGAAAGACGTGGCCAAGCAGCCTAATTCCAAGCAGCAAAACAGCCCATCAAAGGGTGTGCGCAAGCCTGGAATACTTGTTGGAACGATCTCATCCAAACAAACGTCAAAAATGCCCCCCCAAAAAAGACCTTCCTCAGAATCTGAAGGGGCACCCGCAAAAAAGAATAATGCATTGAAGGCCTTCACTGGCATATCGACAACAAAAAACCTCCCAACTCCGAATGCGCCTACGCCCCAAAATGGGAAAGCCCCTATCAAAGCAAGCCTCCAAAATACGCCTCCCCCCTTGTCCGCCCTCTCATCCTTGTCAAAGCCAGCAGCCTTTCACCCAGCCCCTCCAAATGATGCAATTTCAAAACTTTCTAGAGAACTTGCTGATAAAATTCCGCGATTAAAATCCCTGCGTGAAGCCACCATCGACACAAAACAAACAAAAGAAAAAAATCCAGCACTTGAACAAACAGCCAAACGTTTAAAAAGCCGCTCAGAAGAAGGCTACGCTCATGCTCAATATTCTTTGGCAGAAATGATTCTCACAGGAGATGTTTCAGATGGTGGACAAAAGAAGGCTATCCAGCTTTTAAACCGTGCAGCCATTGGGGGGTATCTGCCGGCGCAGCTTGCCTTAGGTATTCTTTCCGCAGAGGGTAGAATTATGGAACGCAATGTAGCTGAAGCACATACTTGGTGGGCAATTGCAGCAGATCAAGGCATCAAACAAGCTCGAGAAGCTTTGCATAAGCTCGAGAAAAATATGACCTCACGAGATGCCGTGGAGGCCCGAAAACGAAACTTTCAACTACGACAGGTCCTGGTTCTTATTCATGGATCAGATCTTAAGAAAGCATCTAAATCAGAACTGAGTGATCGGCTCCGGGTTGCAGCAACACTTGGCGATGTTGAATCTGTCCATGTGCTCTTGGCCCAAGGTGCAGATGCCGATGGCACAGATGAAGATGGTCGAAGTGCAGTTATTGAAGCCGCATGGCGTGGCTATATAGATATTGTAAATACGTTGATAAATGACGGTGCCAATTTAGCCGCTACTGACAATACCGGAAAGAATTCCCTCATGTGGACTTCCATCAATGGGCATCATAATGTCGCAAAAAAATTAATTGCCTCTGGCATTCCCATAAATGCCAAAGATAAAGAAGGCATAACGGCCATTATGCGCGCAGCATGGAATGGTCATGTTGAGACAGTGCAAACACTTCTCAAGGTAAAGGCAAACCCCCATTTAAAGGACAAAAAGGGGCGTACAGCGCTGGATTTCTCCATCCTGGAAGGCAATATAACCATTGTAAATATCCTCAAAAAAATCCCCCCTCCCCGCTAGAGATTTGCTACTAAACGTTCAAAACAATAATGTCTTGGTAGCGATCCACTTAGGAACGTGTAAAGTTTCAGATATAATGCTTACGTTTCACTGACAAACCCCGGAGAGCCTCAAGGTGCGTTACAAGAAAGTTTCCTTTGTTGCTGCAGAAGCACCACAAGCAATACAGGCGCAGGTGGCGCTTACCAAATTATATGGGAATTGCCCCCCGGATCAGGCTGATGTGATTGTCCCCCTTGGTGGGGATGGTTTTATGCTGGAAACATTACACCGGTTTATTGATCAAAATATTCCCGTTTACGGCATGCATAGAGGTAGCATCGGCTTTCTGCTGAATAGTTATGAAGAAACGAACCTTTTATCGCGTCTTGATTCTGCAGATGCCGTTACACTGCACCCATTGCGGATGCAGGCAAAGACCGTCTTAGGGGAAATCCATGAGGCACTGGCCATCAATGAAGTTTCTCTGCTCCGCCAATCCCGCCAAGCTGCAAAAATTCGTATCAAGCTTGATGGTGTAACGCGCCTGGAAGAACTGATTTGTGATGGTGTACTGCTGTCCACCCCGGCAGGAAGCACCGCATACAATCTTTCCGCCCATGGCCCAATCATCCCCATTGGGACTGATCTTTTAGCCCTTACACCAATCAGTGCATTCAGGCCCCGCCGATGGAGAGGTGCACTTTTAGCGGCATCCACACAAGTGACCTTCGAAACCCTGGAATTTGACAAACGGCCAATCAGCGCTGTTGCTGACTTCACGGAAATTCGCGATGTCACAGAAGTTAGCGTCTCCGAAGACCAGAGCCATTCTCTAACCCTTTTATTCGATACCGAACACAATCTTGAGGAACGGATCATCCGGGAACAATTTTTGCCCTGATCCTGAAAATGCACAAAGCCGCTGGCTATTTATCACCTGGGGCTTTTTCATTTGGTGGAAGAAATTCTATCCTTCGACAATCAAGCGATAATTAATCGTCGGATTCAAAGGACAGGAATAGAAATATTCCCCAGACCTTAGCGAAATCCGGTAATCCTTCGTCACCCCTTTATTCAACCCGCCACCTGATACGCTGGGCAATGTAATTCGTCCCAAACCACGCCCCCTTAACCAAAACCCTAGGGGATAGGGAACATTCTTATTTGTTACTCGAAAAATATATTTTCCCGGTTTTAGACGATAAACCTTGGATTTTTTTAATCGCTGGGCACCGGTCCTCTTATTAATGTCATGACAATCTTCAGACTTGGTCGTGTGAAACATATGATTGATGCCATTTTCAGATTCAACAAACTGACATCCCGTCTGCGTCAACGTTATAATGCTCGGTGTATCAGCCGCCCTTACCGGGCCTTCAATTACAAACACCGCAATAAAAAGGGCTGAAATACGCCATAGGATTTTCATAATAATTCCCCGTAAAAAGCCCTGATCTGCCAAGGCACCACTTGTTCATATGTAATTTATATGGAGTAGCCTCCACATCAAAATCACCTTGCTGCACATTTTCGTGAACAATCCCAACAAACACCCAAATATAACATTGCTATATAAATTGACGCACACGCTCAGAACCTATTAACTCATTGAAATATCATGATTATCAAGGTTCACACCCTATGAATGCATCCTCTGCTCGTTGGAAAACGCCTGTCGTCATCTTGCTCTTTGGCACAATTGTTCTCATTCTTTCAATTGGGACACGCCAAACCTTTGGCCTGTTTATGGAACCTATTTCAAGCGCCCAAGGATGGGGCCGGGAATCCCTCGCATTTGCTTTCGCTACCCAGAATTTGGTATGGGGGCTAAGCCAACCCTTCATCGGTGCCGTTGCTGACAAGTGGGGTTCAGGAAAAATTATTGCGGGTGCGGGTATCCTTTATGCCTTGGGCCTTTACATGATGTCGCAGGCAACCAGCCCGGGTGATGTTCTTTTATCGAATGGCCTCATGATTGGCTTTGCCCTTTCCGGTTGTGGCTATCCCATTATTTTGGCAATCGTTGGGCGTTCGGTTCCTGAAAAACGCCGAAGTCTTTTCCTGGGCATCGCCAGCACCGGTGGCTCATCAGGGCAATTACTGGTGATCCCCATGGCCCAAGTATTCATTTCCAATTATGGGTGGGTAATGGCCCTGATCCTACTTGCCCTCATGACCGCTTTCATGGTTCCCCTTGCTGCCGCCCTGACAGGAAAACCAAAAATGCCAGAAGGCGAGAATACGGAACAAACCTTACGCCAAGCCCTGGTCGAAGCACGTGGGCATTCCGGTTACATTCTTTTAACCAGCGGGTTTTTTGTTTGTGGCTGGCAAATCGGGTTTGTTACAGCCCACATGCCTGCTTACCTTTCTGATCATGCTATCCCCATATCCATCGCGGCGCTATCGCTCGCCGTCATTGGATTTTTTAATATTATTGGAACATTCACCGCCGGGGTACTGGGCGGGTATTTTCGTCAAAAATACCTTCTTGGCATCATGTACTTTTTGCGATCCGCTTTGTTCCTTGTATTTCTTTTCATGCCAATCAACACGACAACCGTTCTTATTTTTTCGGCCGTCCTTGGGCTCTTGTGGCTTGCAACAGTTCCCCTAACCTCTGGCCTGGTCGCCCACATATTTGGTGCACGCTATATGGCGACCCTCTACGGGATTGTATTTCTAAGCCACCAAATTGGCAGCTTCTTTGGCGTCTGGTTGGGTGGCATTCTCTATGATCAAACGGGAAGCTACAATTTAATCTGGTGGGGATCCATCGGGCTTGGCTTAATTGCATCCCTACTGCATGTCTCGCTGAATGATGAAAAAGTAGCACGTCCCCTAGCATCCCCAACCAACGCTTAAGCCTTCACCCAGCAAGTGGCATCACCAAATCCGCATCATCATTTGCGGGACTGTTTACACGACGGCTGACAGGATAGCACTGCATTTCCTCTGCCGGGAAAGGCAGGAGAAGCGCCTCAAGGACTTTGGGTGATTGTGGCTCATCTTCCCCCAACCATGCACCATAGTATTCTGGTGACAAAATCACCGGCATACGGTCATGGATTGGGCGGACCAAAGCATTCGCCTTGGTGGTAATGATAGAAAAAGACAATATTTCATCGCCATGGGGGCCCATCCACTCATCCCACAACCCTGCAAAACCATGGGGTTCCTTTGTTTTAAGGGAAAAGAAATGGGGCTGCTTTCCGTCTTCGGTTTTCTGCCATTCATAAAAACCATCTGCCGGAATCAAACAACGGTGCTGACGAAAAGGCCCCCGATATGCCGGTTTAATCGCAGCAGTCTCTGCACGTGCATTAATCATCGAAAAACGCGTATCTGGCCCCTTTGACCACGATGGCACCAGCCCCCATTGCATGAAGCTGAATTCCCGCCCACCTCGGGCAGATTTTCGAACCACTGGCAAGGGTTGGGTCGGGGCACAATTATAGTGCGCTGGGAAATTTGGTAGCGCCCCCGTTACACCCAAAAACTTCGCTAATGTATCAGGCGGCGAGCTGATGGCATATCGACCACACATTACTCAAGGCGCACGTTCTTGGAAAAATCATAATCAGATGACGATCCACAATTGAAATCCCATTCGATCTCTGATTTGTCTCGTGCGGGGTCAAATAACCACGCAAGGAATTCAAGTTGTGTGGCCCAGGCAGTCTCCGCCTGTTCCTTGCGATACCGTCCCGGCATGGTGTCATTCAGCCAACCATGGGGGGCACCACGAAAGAGGTTGATCGAATATGATTTCAGATTGTCCTCAAGGCAGTTTCTAAAACGTCTGACGTCATCCAAAGAAATAATGTGATCTGCCTCACCAAATGATCCAAACACCGGGCAGTCAAGGTCGGCAATCACCTCTGCCAGTGCGCGGGGTTGGCAATCGTTCACCTCCCATTCGCGCTTCGATGCTGCTCCATACCAAACCAGTGCAGCTGCGATTGGCCGCTTGGTCGCAAGAATCAATGGGTGACGTCCAGTTTGGCAAACACCCATAACAGCACAGCGAGATAAATCGGAGCCTTCATTTGCTTCCAGCGCATCCATAGCCGCAGAAAGGTTTTCCACGGCTTCATCATCTGTCAGGTCGTAACGATCGTCCCCGCGATGTAATGCATCCTGATCGGGGTGGCAGAAGAAAGTATCGGGCGCAATACAGGTATAGCCATCGTGTGCAAACCGCCTGGCTAAATCCTTGGTATGGTCCACAAGGCCATAGCGTTCATGCATCAACACAATGGATGCATTTTTTCCCTCATCCGAAGGTTTTGCCACATAGGCTGGCATCCCTCCGGCACAGGTTACATCTTTAACGATGATGTCTTTATCTGTGGCCATACTTCCCCCTTGTTACTGATCTGCTTGAAACTGCCGATCAATTTAATTCCGACACAATAAAATGGTGCGGGTGGCCGGACTTGAACCGGCAAGGCCGAAGCCGAGGGATTTTAAGTCCCTTGTGTTTACCAATTTCACCACACCCGCACGGGTCTTGCCCGGATAATGTAAATTTTGGCGCGGCAATGCAATGGCTCCCATGCAACAAAGTCTCTTTTTTAAAATTCAGGCACAAAAAAAGGGCCCCCAAACACCCAAATTGGGTGCCTGGGGGCAAAACAAGCCAAAATCATTCCTTAAATCGTCAATCTAACACCAGTTTCCATATGAGGATGCCTATCAAGGCACCCATTTTAAACAGGATAACGACCATGACATTCCGAACCGTTGTCCATCGGGCAGCACAAATCCTTTCGTGTGATTCAATCTGGGTAAGCGCCTTAACGGCCATATCACGGGTCTCACTCATGCCCAGGCCCTCCGAGGATTATTCGGTGCCGCAATAATGATCGTCATGCCGATGTCTACTTCCAGGCTTTCATCAAGCAAGCGAAGATTCGCGTGGAACTGGCTGTCAAAAACGGCTGGGGTCAATTCTGCACCCTCCGCATCAAAGGTGGCCGGGATCGTCACAACCGGCCCGATCAGGTCCAGAGCATATTCGTGGGTGTAGCAAGCTGGTCCACCTTCAAGCA
This portion of the Rhodospirillales bacterium genome encodes:
- a CDS encoding NAD kinase, whose product is MRYKKVSFVAAEAPQAIQAQVALTKLYGNCPPDQADVIVPLGGDGFMLETLHRFIDQNIPVYGMHRGSIGFLLNSYEETNLLSRLDSADAVTLHPLRMQAKTVLGEIHEALAINEVSLLRQSRQAAKIRIKLDGVTRLEELICDGVLLSTPAGSTAYNLSAHGPIIPIGTDLLALTPISAFRPRRWRGALLAASTQVTFETLEFDKRPISAVADFTEIRDVTEVSVSEDQSHSLTLLFDTEHNLEERIIREQFLP
- a CDS encoding MFS transporter, coding for MNASSARWKTPVVILLFGTIVLILSIGTRQTFGLFMEPISSAQGWGRESLAFAFATQNLVWGLSQPFIGAVADKWGSGKIIAGAGILYALGLYMMSQATSPGDVLLSNGLMIGFALSGCGYPIILAIVGRSVPEKRRSLFLGIASTGGSSGQLLVIPMAQVFISNYGWVMALILLALMTAFMVPLAAALTGKPKMPEGENTEQTLRQALVEARGHSGYILLTSGFFVCGWQIGFVTAHMPAYLSDHAIPISIAALSLAVIGFFNIIGTFTAGVLGGYFRQKYLLGIMYFLRSALFLVFLFMPINTTTVLIFSAVLGLLWLATVPLTSGLVAHIFGARYMATLYGIVFLSHQIGSFFGVWLGGILYDQTGSYNLIWWGSIGLGLIASLLHVSLNDEKVARPLASPTNA
- a CDS encoding SOS response-associated peptidase yields the protein MCGRYAISSPPDTLAKFLGVTGALPNFPAHYNCAPTQPLPVVRKSARGGREFSFMQWGLVPSWSKGPDTRFSMINARAETAAIKPAYRGPFRQHRCLIPADGFYEWQKTEDGKQPHFFSLKTKEPHGFAGLWDEWMGPHGDEILSFSIITTKANALVRPIHDRMPVILSPEYYGAWLGEDEPQSPKVLEALLLPFPAEEMQCYPVSRRVNSPANDDADLVMPLAG
- a CDS encoding dienelactone hydrolase family protein, whose protein sequence is MATDKDIIVKDVTCAGGMPAYVAKPSDEGKNASIVLMHERYGLVDHTKDLARRFAHDGYTCIAPDTFFCHPDQDALHRGDDRYDLTDDEAVENLSAAMDALEANEGSDLSRCAVMGVCQTGRHPLILATKRPIAAALVWYGAASKREWEVNDCQPRALAEVIADLDCPVFGSFGEADHIISLDDVRRFRNCLEDNLKSYSINLFRGAPHGWLNDTMPGRYRKEQAETAWATQLEFLAWLFDPARDKSEIEWDFNCGSSSDYDFSKNVRLE